Genomic DNA from Bacteroides zhangwenhongii:
GTAAAGGTAACGGCCAGAATCTGACGGTAGGCACGCGGATTGAGGATTAATAATTTAATGTATTCCACTGCAAGGGTAAACGTTTTACCCGAACCGGCGGAAGCCTTATATACTAAAAGTTCACTCATGCTTATTGTAAATCTGTTAATAGAATTTTTTCATAAAGTCCGGTCCGAAACAGAGCAGGAATAGAGGGAGATAGTCTTTTAAAGCCACTCGGAGTAACTTTAAGGCTTGTCCGATCCTGTAATTTACAGTCTGGGGGGAGACATTCAGTTTTTCTGCTATCTCTTTATGGGTGAGATGCTGGCTACGATTCATCTCGTATGCTTCACGACACTCTTTGGGAAGTTGCCTCAATGCTTCTTCGTAGAGTCGGAAAAGCTCGTTGCCCAGATAGAAATCAGGGTTATTGAATTCGCCTTCGTATTTCTCTATGATTTCCAGATGTACTCTTCGTTTGATCTCAAAATGGGAAAGACGATTGAGAGCCTTGTTTTTTACGATGGTGAAAAGTAAGGTTTTCAATGTTAGTTCCGGCAAAAGGCTGCTGCGATTTTCCCACAACCACATCATTGTTTCTTGTACGATCTCCTCAATCTCCTCCTGTTCATAGACATATTGGGAACAAAAAGCGCACAGCCTCCGGAAATAGTAGCGGTAGACTGCGTCAAAAACATTTTCGTCTCCTGCTCTGAGGGCGGTGATGATGGACTTATTGTTGTTAATATCGAAAGATATCGGAGGTTGCGGCATTATCATTTTTTTAATGTAAGACAAAAATAGTCAAAGAAGTAGAGATAAAGAAATAAAAACACGAGAAAAAAATTTTTTTCTTTCTTTGTTTAGTATATTTGCATCGCCAACTGTATAACTACAAAGGTATTATTCTTATATTGTAAAAAGATTGAGTAGAACATGGATGAAATAATCTTATTGGCCTACTTGCGAGGTGAATGTAGTGACGAGGAAGCAGGACTGGTGGAAGCATGGTGCGAGAAAGCACCGGAAAACCGGAAAGTTCTGGAGCAACTTTACTATACTCTTTTTGTAGGCGACCGTGTAGTGGTGATGAATACTGTAGATACAGAGGCATCATTGAAAAAATTGAAATCGGCAATCAAGGAGAAGGAGGAAAAGAATCAACGGAAAGGGATGTCTGTCCGTTGGGGGCGTTATGCCACTGTGGCTGCCGCTTTCTTCACCGGGCTTGTTGTTGCGGGTGGAATCACTTGGGGGTTGCTGTCCGACAAACTTTCGGATTACGAGGTGCTGACCATTGCAGGCCAGCGGGCGCAAACGGTATTACCGGATGGTAGTAAAGTGTGGCTGAATGCATCTTCCAGATTGGTTTATCACAATTCCTTCTGGAGTTCGGAGCGTGAGGTGGACTTGTCGGGTGAAGCCTATTTTGAGGTGACTCATGACAAATATGCACCTTTTATTGTAAACAGCAAGCAAATCAAAACCCGCGTACTGGGCACAAAATTTAATGTACGTGCCCGCGAGGAAGAGAATAGGGTAGTGACTACCTTGCTTCAAGGTAAGGTCCAAGTAGATTCTCCACGCACGGAGAGCAACGGATATGTGCTGAAACCGGGACAGACCTTGAATATCGATACAGATACTTATCAGGCGGAACTGATCGAATATAACCAACCGACAGATGTTCTTTTATGGATTAAAGGGAAGTTGATGTTCAAGCAGAATTACTTATTGGAAATCACCAATATCATGGAAAAGCTGTATGATATTAAATTTATCTATGAAGATGAAACGTTGAAGACCGAACGCTTCACCGGTGAGTTTTCTACGGATAGCACTTCTGATGAGATCCTGAATGTGCTGATGCATACACATCATTTCAGCTATAAGAAAGAAGGAAGGACTATCCGGTTGAGAAAGAGATAGCTTTTTGATTATTCTTGTTATTGATAAACAGATATAAATATGAGAACCTCATCTTACACGCAGGAAACAATGGTGATAGAAAATCCTTCTAAACCACTTGTTATGCTTATGAATAAGCTAAGAGATAGAAAAATGGCTCAATTAAAAGAATTGAAAGAAAAGAAAGATTTTTATTTTCCTAAGAACAAGCAATGAAAGTCACTCACCCCTATATCATATATCTCGAAAGCAACATCAAGGATATGTAGATTGTATCAAAAGTAGAATTTATTCAATGTCTAAATAAAAAAAGCGGAGATTAATTCTCCGCTTTTTTATTATTAGATGTATTATTCAGGCCATTTTATGAGATTGAATTCAGAGATTCCAATCAGATAATCCCCATAAGATTCCATTCTCCACGAATCAAGGAAGTTTAATTTGAGATATTGTGTCGTTATAGGAGTGTAAAATTTTATTATGTTGTTTTTGATTCTGTCGGGTTTTGGGAATAATTTGCTTCCTACCAAAACCCAATCAGTTCTATTTTCACTCGTATATATATCAACATTTTTCACATTTGCTTCGCTACTGTATGCTTTAATAGTTCCCATTGATATCCCATTAAATGTAACTTCCTTTTTAAAATTGAAAACTAAAGTAACATCTTTATCGTATCCAGATACAAGCCATTTATCTGTATTATCATTAGCATCTTTTCCGTCCACAAGGTAAGCACAATCGTAACTAAATGGCGTAGAATCAATATACCATTTACGATCAGCTATATACTGTCCGTTTCCCAATTCAGATTCTCCCGGATCTACGTTGATACAGTTATTGATGAGTGCACAATACATCTTATTCATATTGGTACTCAATGCTACGTGCTCATCCGATACTTCTTTCAATTTTATCGGGAATAGATATTTACCGGACAAATCCATCGCTGTAAAATTGGTAAGCGTGAGACAAGCGGAGTCTTTCGAAACATAGTCTCCTGCCTTTATGGTAGCGGAACCTTTAGTAAACTCATAGGTACCTTCTAACGGAAGCGCATAAGCCGTACCGTTCTTAGCATTGTACGCATTTACAGTTTCCAGATCTCCCATTTCCAACGTCACTGTGATATCTGTGGACAAAGGAGAAGTGATTCTTACCGGTACTTTATATTCCACTTTTTCAGGAAGTGCGGCAGGATTGAACTGTACAGTCAGATCCATAAAGTCCATAGGTGTCATTCCATTACTCAGATATACTTTCTGAGTGGTATCGTCTCCTACGATTTTTTCTTCATATTCGTCCTCATCGCAAGCACTGAAAAGGCAGAGGCTTATTAGGCTAATTGCAATCAGACTGTATTTTCTATAATTTATGTGATTCATAATCTATATTTTAAGTTATTCTACATTTTCAACGTCCTTGTCAGGCTTGTTATCAGCTATAATAT
This window encodes:
- a CDS encoding BT_3987 domain-containing protein encodes the protein MNHINYRKYSLIAISLISLCLFSACDEDEYEEKIVGDDTTQKVYLSNGMTPMDFMDLTVQFNPAALPEKVEYKVPVRITSPLSTDITVTLEMGDLETVNAYNAKNGTAYALPLEGTYEFTKGSATIKAGDYVSKDSACLTLTNFTAMDLSGKYLFPIKLKEVSDEHVALSTNMNKMYCALINNCINVDPGESELGNGQYIADRKWYIDSTPFSYDCAYLVDGKDANDNTDKWLVSGYDKDVTLVFNFKKEVTFNGISMGTIKAYSSEANVKNVDIYTSENRTDWVLVGSKLFPKPDRIKNNIIKFYTPITTQYLKLNFLDSWRMESYGDYLIGISEFNLIKWPE
- a CDS encoding FecR family protein, with protein sequence MDEIILLAYLRGECSDEEAGLVEAWCEKAPENRKVLEQLYYTLFVGDRVVVMNTVDTEASLKKLKSAIKEKEEKNQRKGMSVRWGRYATVAAAFFTGLVVAGGITWGLLSDKLSDYEVLTIAGQRAQTVLPDGSKVWLNASSRLVYHNSFWSSEREVDLSGEAYFEVTHDKYAPFIVNSKQIKTRVLGTKFNVRAREEENRVVTTLLQGKVQVDSPRTESNGYVLKPGQTLNIDTDTYQAELIEYNQPTDVLLWIKGKLMFKQNYLLEITNIMEKLYDIKFIYEDETLKTERFTGEFSTDSTSDEILNVLMHTHHFSYKKEGRTIRLRKR
- a CDS encoding RNA polymerase sigma-70 factor; the protein is MPQPPISFDINNNKSIITALRAGDENVFDAVYRYYFRRLCAFCSQYVYEQEEIEEIVQETMMWLWENRSSLLPELTLKTLLFTIVKNKALNRLSHFEIKRRVHLEIIEKYEGEFNNPDFYLGNELFRLYEEALRQLPKECREAYEMNRSQHLTHKEIAEKLNVSPQTVNYRIGQALKLLRVALKDYLPLFLLCFGPDFMKKFY